A section of the Festucalex cinctus isolate MCC-2025b chromosome 7, RoL_Fcin_1.0, whole genome shotgun sequence genome encodes:
- the hoxa13b gene encoding LOW QUALITY PROTEIN: homeobox protein Hox-A13b (The sequence of the model RefSeq protein was modified relative to this genomic sequence to represent the inferred CDS: deleted 2 bases in 1 codon): MVPCGYGSPAKESPSGCIRSRGVRGKRAARVHVSGHAMTASLLLHSHWAEPLMFVYDGGADERAKNMQDAPPFPGGNFAPNQCRNLLAHPASLAPSSTAAYACGDLLPASGVGEAGKQCSPCSATQSSANASLPYGYFGGGGGGGGGGGGGGYYPCRPVSKAGAQPSSYVDKYADSSVPADEFSNRAKEFAFYQGYSAGPYQPSYLDVPVVPALGAPPEPRHDPILPMEPYQPWSITSNGWSGQVYCTKEQPQVNSLWKSSLQADNTCGGGGGGGGDSQVRRGRKKRVPYTKVQLKELEREYATNKFITKDKRRRISAHTNLTERQVTIWFQNRRVKEKKIVNKFKSSC, encoded by the exons ATGGTTCCGTGCGGG TACGGTTCCCCTGCCAAAGAGTCCCCGTCTGGGTGCATTCGCTCGAGGGGGGTTCGAGGAAAAAGAGCCGCACGCGTGCACGTGTCGGGACATGCTATGACCGCGTCACTGCTGCTGCACTCGCACTGGGCCGAACCGCTCATGTTCGTCTACGACGGCGGCGCCGACGAGCGCGCCAAGAACATGCAGGACGCGCCGCCGTTCCCAGGGGGGAACTTTGCGCCCAACCAGTGCAGGAATCTGCTGGCGCATCCCGCCTCGCTGGCTCCGAGCAGCACCGCCGCCTACGCCTGCGGCGATCTGCTGCCCGCGTCCGGCGTCGGCGAAGCGGGGAAGCAGTGTAGCCCGTGTTCGGCCACGCAGAGCTCAGCCAACGCGTCCCTCCCGTACGGATACTTcggcggtggcggtggcggcggcggtggcggtggtggtggtggctaCTATCCGTGCAGGCCGGTGTCAAAGGCCGGCGCGCAGCCCTCCAGTTACGTGGACAAGTACGCGGATTCGTCGGTGCCCGCCGACGAGTTTTCCAACCGGGCCAAGGAGTTCGCGTTCTATCAGGGATACTCCGCGGGTCCTTACCAGCCGAGCTACTTGGACGTGCCGGTGGTCCCCGCGCTGGGTGCGCCGCCCGAGCCCAGACACGACCCCATCCTGCCAATGGAGCCCTACCAGCCGTGGTCCATCACCAGCAACGGATGGAGCGGCCAAGTGTACTGCACCAAGGAGCAGCCTCAGGTCAACTCTCTGTGGAAGTCGTCCTTGCAAG CAGACAACAcatgtggcggcggcggcggcggcggcggagacaGCCAAGTGCGCCGTGGCAGGAAGAAGCGCGTTCCCTACACAAAGGTGCAGCTCAAAGAACTGGAACGGGAATACGCCACCAATAAGTTCATCACCAAGGACAAGCGCAGGAGAATATCTGCTCACACCAACCTGACAGAGAGACAAGTGACCATCTGGTTTCAGAACCGGCGCGTAAAGGAGAAGAAAATCGTCAATAAATTCAAGAGCTCCTGTTAG
- the hibadhb gene encoding 3-hydroxyisobutyrate dehydrogenase b isoform X1 yields MAAVLRGSRYLVGRRCKNVHFAIASTRSMASKTQVGFIGLGNMGNPMAKNLLKNGYPVIAADVFPESCKEVQELGAQIVENPAEVAEKADRIITMLPSNPNVIDAYTGTNGILKKVKKGSLLIDSSTIDPAVSKEMAAAAEKMGAVFMDAPVSGGVGAANSGKLTFMVGGAEEEFTAAKELLSCMGANVVYCGQVGTGQAAKICNNMLLAIGMIGTAETMNLGIRLGLDPKLLAKILNMSSGRCWSSDTYNPVPGVMEGVPSANNYQGGFGTQLMAKDLGLAQNTATSTKTPVPLGSIAHQIYRMMCARGYASKDFSSVFQFLREEEGQ; encoded by the exons ATGGCGGCCGTGCTGAGAGGGAGTCGGTACCTAGTCGGAAGGCGGTGCAAGAATGTTCACTTTGCGATTG cctCCACGAGGTCAATGGCCTCCAAGACACAGGTGGGCTTTATTGGCCTTGGAAATATGGGAAACCCAATGGCCAAGAATTTGCTGAAGAACGGATACCCAGTCATTGCCGCAGATGTCTTCCCAGAGTCCTGCAAGGAAGTTCAAGAGCTGGGTGCCCAG ATTGTTGAGAATCCTGCCGAAGTGGCTGAGAAGGCTGACCGCATTATCACCATGCTTCCGTCAAATCCCAACGTTATTGACGCGTATACTGGCACCAATGGGATTCTCAA GAAAGTGAAGAAGGGCTCCTTGCTCATTGACTCCAGTACAATTGATCCCGCCGTTTCGAAAGAGATGGCGGCAGCTGCTGAGAAGATGGGAGCAGTTTTTATGGATGCACCTGTGTCAGGAG GTGTGGGTGCCGCCAATTCAGGAAAGCTGACTTTTATGGTGGGAGGAGCCGAGGAAGAATTTACTGCCGCCAAAGAGCTACTCAGCTGCATGGGAGCCAACGTGGTGTACTGTGGTCAGGTTGGAACTGGGCAG GCTGCTAAAATATGTAACAACATGCTCCTCGCTATTGGAATGATTGGAACGGCTGAAACGATGAATTTGGGGATCAG ACTTGGTCTCGATCCAAAACTCTTGGCTAAGATCCTAAACATGAGTTCGGGCCGATGCTGGTCCAGTGACACCTACAATCCTGTACCTGGAGTGATGGAGGGAGTCCCTTCTGCAAATAACTACCAGGGAGGCTTTGGCACTCAACTCATGGCGAAG GATCTCGGTCTGGCCCAGAACACAGCCACCAGCACGAAGACTCCCGTTCCACTCGGCTCCATCGCTCATCAGATCTACCGGATGATGTGCGCCCGCGGTTACGCCAGTAAAGATTTCTCCTCCGTGTTCCAGTTCCTGCGTGAAGAGGAGGGACAGTAA
- the hibadhb gene encoding 3-hydroxyisobutyrate dehydrogenase b isoform X2, producing the protein MASKTQVGFIGLGNMGNPMAKNLLKNGYPVIAADVFPESCKEVQELGAQIVENPAEVAEKADRIITMLPSNPNVIDAYTGTNGILKKVKKGSLLIDSSTIDPAVSKEMAAAAEKMGAVFMDAPVSGGVGAANSGKLTFMVGGAEEEFTAAKELLSCMGANVVYCGQVGTGQAAKICNNMLLAIGMIGTAETMNLGIRLGLDPKLLAKILNMSSGRCWSSDTYNPVPGVMEGVPSANNYQGGFGTQLMAKDLGLAQNTATSTKTPVPLGSIAHQIYRMMCARGYASKDFSSVFQFLREEEGQ; encoded by the exons ATGGCCTCCAAGACACAGGTGGGCTTTATTGGCCTTGGAAATATGGGAAACCCAATGGCCAAGAATTTGCTGAAGAACGGATACCCAGTCATTGCCGCAGATGTCTTCCCAGAGTCCTGCAAGGAAGTTCAAGAGCTGGGTGCCCAG ATTGTTGAGAATCCTGCCGAAGTGGCTGAGAAGGCTGACCGCATTATCACCATGCTTCCGTCAAATCCCAACGTTATTGACGCGTATACTGGCACCAATGGGATTCTCAA GAAAGTGAAGAAGGGCTCCTTGCTCATTGACTCCAGTACAATTGATCCCGCCGTTTCGAAAGAGATGGCGGCAGCTGCTGAGAAGATGGGAGCAGTTTTTATGGATGCACCTGTGTCAGGAG GTGTGGGTGCCGCCAATTCAGGAAAGCTGACTTTTATGGTGGGAGGAGCCGAGGAAGAATTTACTGCCGCCAAAGAGCTACTCAGCTGCATGGGAGCCAACGTGGTGTACTGTGGTCAGGTTGGAACTGGGCAG GCTGCTAAAATATGTAACAACATGCTCCTCGCTATTGGAATGATTGGAACGGCTGAAACGATGAATTTGGGGATCAG ACTTGGTCTCGATCCAAAACTCTTGGCTAAGATCCTAAACATGAGTTCGGGCCGATGCTGGTCCAGTGACACCTACAATCCTGTACCTGGAGTGATGGAGGGAGTCCCTTCTGCAAATAACTACCAGGGAGGCTTTGGCACTCAACTCATGGCGAAG GATCTCGGTCTGGCCCAGAACACAGCCACCAGCACGAAGACTCCCGTTCCACTCGGCTCCATCGCTCATCAGATCTACCGGATGATGTGCGCCCGCGGTTACGCCAGTAAAGATTTCTCCTCCGTGTTCCAGTTCCTGCGTGAAGAGGAGGGACAGTAA